A portion of the Rhodanobacter sp. AS-Z3 genome contains these proteins:
- a CDS encoding GntR family transcriptional regulator: protein MTITWNDSVPIYRQLRERVVAMILDGALNEGDPLPSVRQVAAEYQINPLTVSKAYQELVDEQLVEKRRGLGMFVIEGAREALLKSERERFLREEWPLLFARLQRLGLDLKTLLREATTEKEEKS from the coding sequence ATGACCATTACCTGGAACGACAGCGTCCCGATCTATCGCCAATTACGCGAACGTGTAGTGGCGATGATCCTGGACGGCGCCTTGAACGAAGGCGACCCGCTGCCGTCGGTACGCCAGGTGGCAGCGGAATATCAAATCAATCCGCTGACCGTATCCAAGGCATATCAGGAGCTGGTCGACGAACAACTGGTTGAAAAACGGAGGGGATTGGGCATGTTCGTCATTGAAGGCGCTCGCGAGGCGCTGCTGAAATCGGAACGCGAGCGCTTCCTGCGCGAAGAATGGCCCCTGCTGTTTGCACGACTGCAGCGGCTGGGGCTCGACTTGAAGACATTGCTGCGCGAAGCCACCACGGAAAAGGAGGAAAAATCATGA
- a CDS encoding DUF2884 family protein, whose translation MSHPRLIALTAALCGLVAACGNAPDWSSTTIANGAITLRHEQVTLHTSGVPEAVITASGDFTIDGKAVAITPDQRKQLQRYYQGALAVREHGIATGKAGVAVAGAALSGIADAISSGDGDQIDKHVSAKAELVEQKARKICLDLVEIKAAQDALATQLPAFKPYAGLLQADDDDCKSTVINRP comes from the coding sequence ATGTCACACCCGCGTTTGATAGCCCTGACCGCCGCTCTATGTGGCTTGGTTGCCGCCTGCGGCAACGCACCGGACTGGAGTTCCACCACCATCGCCAACGGCGCCATCACCCTGCGTCATGAACAGGTCACACTTCACACCAGTGGCGTGCCTGAAGCGGTCATCACGGCATCGGGTGACTTCACCATCGACGGCAAGGCGGTCGCCATCACACCGGACCAACGCAAGCAACTGCAACGCTATTACCAAGGCGCGCTAGCTGTTCGCGAACACGGCATCGCCACCGGGAAAGCTGGCGTTGCCGTGGCGGGTGCCGCACTCAGCGGGATTGCCGATGCCATCAGCAGCGGAGACGGTGATCAGATCGACAAGCACGTCAGCGCCAAGGCCGAGCTGGTCGAACAGAAGGCCAGGAAGATCTGTCTTGACCTGGTCGAGATCAAGGCAGCACAGGATGCACTGGCGACCCAGCTACCCGCATTCAAGCCCTATGCCGGCCTGCTTCAAGCCGATGACGATGACTGCAAATCCACCGTCATCAACAGGCCGTAA
- a CDS encoding ABC transporter ATP-binding protein yields MSAVITASGLTKRYKSALALDNASFQIEPGRIVGLIGPNGAGKTTALKAILGLTDFEGELNVLGFDPRKQRDKLMGEVCFIADVAVLPRWIKVSQAIDFVANVHPRFNRAKCEGFLARTKLQPNQRVRQMSKGMIVQLHLALVMAIDARLLILDEPTLGLDILYRKQFYQNLLEDYFDENKTIIVTTHQVEEVEHILTDLMFIRDGKIVLDADMDAVGERYIEVMVNADKADAARALKPIDERQVFGKSIFLFDGVGRAQLEAMGETRRPSISDLFVATMKGTYA; encoded by the coding sequence ATGAGCGCGGTGATCACGGCAAGCGGCCTGACCAAGCGATACAAATCGGCACTGGCACTGGATAACGCCAGCTTCCAGATCGAACCCGGCCGCATCGTCGGCCTGATCGGACCCAACGGCGCGGGTAAAACCACCGCACTGAAGGCGATCCTCGGGCTCACCGATTTCGAAGGCGAACTGAATGTGCTGGGCTTCGACCCCCGCAAGCAGCGCGACAAGCTGATGGGTGAAGTCTGCTTCATCGCCGACGTGGCCGTGCTGCCGCGCTGGATCAAGGTCAGTCAGGCGATCGACTTCGTCGCCAACGTGCATCCCCGCTTCAACCGCGCCAAGTGCGAAGGCTTCCTGGCACGCACCAAGCTGCAGCCGAATCAGCGTGTACGGCAAATGTCCAAGGGCATGATCGTGCAGCTGCATCTGGCGCTGGTGATGGCCATCGATGCCCGCTTGCTGATTCTGGACGAACCGACCCTGGGTCTGGACATCCTCTATCGCAAGCAGTTCTACCAGAACCTGCTGGAAGACTACTTCGACGAGAACAAGACGATCATCGTCACCACGCACCAGGTCGAGGAAGTCGAGCACATCCTCACCGACCTGATGTTCATTCGCGACGGCAAGATCGTGCTGGATGCCGACATGGATGCGGTGGGCGAACGCTACATCGAGGTGATGGTGAATGCCGACAAGGCCGACGCAGCCCGGGCACTGAAGCCCATCGACGAACGCCAGGTCTTCGGCAAAAGCATTTTTCTGTTTGACGGTGTCGGACGCGCGCAACTGGAAGCCATGGGCGAAACCCGTCGGCCATCCATCAGCGACCTGTTCGTCGCCACCATGAAGGGAACCTACGCATGA
- a CDS encoding amidohydrolase yields the protein MNRSLRFSLLALLVLAPATQAADLLVSNVNGYTLDSSGKLQHFQALLVDQGKVVATGTTADLSKRAGDAKVVDGHGQTLLPGLIDAHGHVLELGYALNSVDLSGTKSLAEALAVVKAYAAAHPEAKWIRGGGWNQEIWKLGRFPTAKELDAVVSDRPVWLSRIDGHAAWANSAAIKLAGVTKATNDPSGGRIERDAEGNPTGVFVDGASSLVDAVAPALTTQDRVAALDSALAEMASVGLTGVSDAGIDLATYQLYRQYADEHKLTARIYAMIRDTGDSFNAISKDGPLIGYGNDFLSVRAVKLFADGALGSRGAAMLKPYSDDPHNSGLLFMSPAVMTAKIEKAFSKGYQVGVHAIGDHANREVLDSYAAAYKVHPDAINLRNRVEHAQIVTLQDIPRFVTLHLIASMQPTHATSDMNMAEARIGHQRMQGAYAWQRFLKQGTVIAAGSDFPVESPNPFYGLYSAVTREDHKGQPPGGWYPQDDLTLVEALRAFTLDAAYAEHAEQTLGTLEPGKWADFIVVDHDVMKDPASKLWNTKVLQTWVGGKQVYVAKD from the coding sequence ATGAACCGTTCGCTGCGTTTCTCCCTGCTTGCGCTGTTGGTCCTGGCGCCAGCAACCCAGGCTGCCGACCTGCTGGTCAGCAACGTCAATGGCTACACCCTCGACAGCAGCGGCAAGCTGCAGCACTTTCAGGCGCTGCTGGTGGATCAGGGCAAGGTGGTCGCCACCGGCACGACCGCAGACCTGAGTAAACGCGCAGGCGACGCCAAGGTCGTCGACGGCCACGGGCAAACCCTGCTGCCAGGCCTGATCGACGCGCATGGCCACGTGCTCGAACTGGGTTATGCGCTGAACAGCGTGGATCTCAGCGGTACCAAGTCGCTGGCCGAAGCGCTGGCCGTTGTCAAAGCTTACGCCGCCGCGCATCCCGAGGCGAAATGGATACGCGGTGGTGGCTGGAATCAGGAAATCTGGAAGCTGGGGCGCTTCCCCACCGCCAAAGAGCTGGATGCCGTGGTATCGGATCGGCCGGTGTGGCTGAGCCGCATCGACGGGCACGCGGCCTGGGCGAATTCGGCAGCGATCAAGCTGGCAGGCGTCACCAAGGCCACCAACGATCCCAGCGGCGGGCGCATCGAGCGTGATGCAGAAGGCAACCCGACCGGGGTCTTCGTCGACGGTGCCAGCAGCCTGGTCGATGCGGTCGCGCCGGCATTGACGACACAGGACCGGGTTGCCGCACTGGATTCCGCGCTGGCAGAAATGGCCAGCGTCGGCCTTACCGGCGTCAGCGATGCCGGCATCGATCTGGCGACCTATCAGCTCTATCGGCAATACGCCGACGAGCACAAATTGACGGCGCGCATCTACGCGATGATCCGCGATACCGGCGATTCGTTTAATGCCATCAGCAAGGATGGTCCGCTGATCGGTTACGGCAACGACTTCCTCAGCGTACGCGCGGTCAAGCTGTTTGCCGACGGCGCGCTGGGTAGTCGCGGCGCGGCCATGCTCAAGCCCTACTCCGATGACCCGCACAACAGCGGCCTGCTGTTCATGTCGCCGGCGGTGATGACAGCAAAGATCGAGAAGGCCTTCAGCAAGGGCTATCAAGTGGGCGTCCACGCGATCGGAGATCACGCCAATCGCGAAGTGCTGGACAGTTATGCCGCGGCCTACAAAGTGCATCCAGATGCCATCAACCTGCGCAATCGGGTCGAACACGCACAGATCGTCACGCTGCAGGACATTCCTCGCTTCGTCACCCTGCACCTGATTGCCTCGATGCAGCCGACCCACGCTACCTCCGACATGAACATGGCCGAAGCGCGCATTGGCCACCAACGCATGCAGGGTGCGTACGCCTGGCAGCGCTTCCTCAAGCAGGGCACGGTAATCGCCGCAGGCTCGGATTTCCCGGTGGAATCACCGAACCCGTTCTACGGCTTGTATTCCGCTGTAACCCGCGAAGACCATAAAGGCCAGCCGCCGGGTGGCTGGTACCCGCAGGATGACCTGACCCTGGTCGAAGCCTTGCGCGCGTTCACCCTCGATGCCGCCTATGCCGAGCATGCGGAACAGACCCTGGGTACGCTGGAACCCGGCAAGTGGGCTGACTTCATCGTGGTCGACCACGATGTCATGAAAGACCCTGCCAGCAAACTATGGAACACCAAGGTGCTGCAGACTTGGGTGGGTGGCAAACAGGTTTACGTCGCGAAGGATTGA
- a CDS encoding SDR family oxidoreductase, whose translation MSDRTVVITGASKGIGLACAMAFAREGARVVGISRDPENLRLAQQQLAALGSVMAVYPADLKDSAAAQSVMKRIGNEHGPIDVLVNCAGAARRTPPDELDAAALLSAMQAKYLSYMHAIDPVIRAMAARGSGSIVNVIGQGGRQANPQHIGGGSANAALMLATVGYANAYASKGVRVNAINPGITRTGRVDEGLDAAVRSSGKSREVLLASQLAGIPLGRMAEPSEIADVAVFLASARASYVTGAIIPMDGGKTSTI comes from the coding sequence TTGAGTGATCGAACCGTCGTCATTACCGGCGCCAGCAAAGGTATCGGCCTGGCCTGTGCGATGGCCTTTGCACGGGAAGGAGCCCGGGTAGTTGGTATTTCACGCGATCCTGAAAATCTGCGTCTGGCGCAGCAGCAACTCGCCGCGCTGGGATCGGTCATGGCCGTCTATCCAGCTGACCTCAAAGACAGCGCCGCCGCACAGTCGGTGATGAAGCGCATCGGCAACGAGCATGGCCCGATCGACGTGCTGGTGAACTGCGCGGGTGCGGCGCGTCGCACACCGCCTGATGAGCTTGATGCCGCTGCCCTGCTGTCGGCGATGCAGGCCAAATACCTCAGCTACATGCACGCGATCGATCCGGTGATTCGGGCCATGGCTGCCCGTGGCAGCGGTAGCATAGTCAACGTGATCGGGCAGGGCGGGCGGCAGGCCAACCCTCAGCATATCGGTGGCGGCTCGGCGAATGCAGCCTTGATGCTGGCTACGGTGGGCTACGCCAATGCCTACGCCAGCAAAGGCGTGCGGGTAAATGCAATCAATCCCGGCATCACCCGTACTGGCCGCGTCGATGAGGGTCTGGATGCCGCCGTGCGAAGCAGTGGGAAATCACGTGAAGTGCTGCTGGCCAGCCAGCTTGCCGGGATTCCGCTGGGGCGCATGGCCGAGCCGTCCGAAATTGCCGACGTTGCGGTGTTTCTGGCGTCGGCTCGGGCCAGCTATGTGACCGGGGCGATCATTCCGATGGATGGTGGCAAGACCTCGACGATCTGA
- a CDS encoding LysR substrate-binding domain-containing protein, whose amino-acid sequence MTVLSGALQDLNDLYFFAAVVEHAGFSAAGRALGVPKSRLSKRVAQLEERLGVRLLQRTTRRFVVTEVGERFYGHCRAVLEEAQAAQDAVDELRAEPRGVVRLSCPVSLAQTVLAYILPDFLAQYPKMQVRLLSGDRRVDLIGEGYDLAIRVRTKLDTDANLVIRSFGQSRTKLVASPALLKAHGRPMVPDDLAALPALSMREHEGAQTWELSDAQGSHANVEVKARLITGDFAVLLECARRGMGVALLPEFVCAPAISAGELEVVLPDWSAPEGTMHFVYPSRRGMLPGVRALVDFLAERLPATTLLKHEQCRKRPLDHLIE is encoded by the coding sequence ATGACGGTATTGAGCGGCGCCTTGCAGGATCTCAATGACCTGTACTTCTTTGCTGCGGTGGTCGAACACGCCGGGTTTTCCGCGGCTGGCCGGGCCTTGGGCGTGCCCAAGTCGCGCCTCAGCAAACGTGTTGCCCAGCTGGAAGAGCGCCTCGGCGTGCGCTTGTTGCAGCGGACCACGCGCCGATTCGTGGTGACCGAGGTTGGTGAGCGTTTCTATGGCCATTGCCGCGCCGTGCTGGAGGAGGCGCAGGCGGCGCAGGACGCCGTCGACGAGCTGCGTGCCGAGCCGCGCGGCGTGGTGCGCCTGAGCTGCCCGGTATCGTTGGCGCAGACGGTGCTGGCATACATCCTGCCGGACTTCCTCGCGCAATATCCCAAGATGCAGGTGCGCTTGCTGTCCGGCGATCGCCGGGTTGACCTGATTGGCGAAGGCTACGATCTGGCGATCCGGGTGCGAACCAAACTGGATACCGATGCGAACCTGGTGATCCGCAGTTTCGGGCAGTCGCGGACCAAGCTGGTGGCCAGTCCGGCACTGCTGAAAGCCCATGGTCGACCGATGGTGCCGGATGATCTGGCAGCGTTGCCGGCGCTATCGATGCGCGAGCATGAAGGCGCGCAGACGTGGGAGTTGAGTGACGCGCAGGGCAGTCACGCCAATGTGGAAGTAAAAGCGCGGCTGATCACCGGTGACTTCGCCGTGCTGCTGGAGTGTGCGCGTCGCGGCATGGGCGTGGCTTTGTTGCCGGAGTTTGTTTGCGCACCAGCGATCTCCGCGGGTGAGCTGGAAGTGGTGTTGCCGGATTGGAGCGCACCCGAAGGCACCATGCATTTTGTCTATCCCAGCCGCCGCGGCATGCTTCCGGGCGTGCGTGCGCTGGTCGACTTTCTGGCTGAGCGGTTGCCGGCCACCACCTTGTTGAAACACGAGCAGTGCCGCAAGCGACCGCTGGATCACCTGATCGAGTGA
- a CDS encoding ABC-2 transporter permease has product MNIPALNNTYWLVKREFWEHRGGFFWAPIITGGIFLLLNIMGIITAEVLGARHGINFGASGGLHKVIESMDAGDMSQVGFALDIAMYSAMGILVAVLGFVVFFYCLGALYDDRRDRSILFWKSLPISDASTVLSKVVSATVVAPVIAVIVGIIVGMLQLLIVAITLSFHGVNVWQLLLLAHPFRVMFNLIGYIPLYVLWAAPAVGWLLICSAWARSKPFLWAVALPVGAGLLVSWFGIMGLFNQPANWFWTNIVQRALFSVFPGTGSIFGAGGNHLVRHVSGSNGADIMDLANTWQLIASPNLWIGVVVGVALLAGATWFRRWRDDS; this is encoded by the coding sequence ATGAACATCCCCGCGCTGAACAATACTTACTGGCTGGTGAAGCGTGAATTCTGGGAACACCGGGGCGGCTTCTTCTGGGCCCCGATCATTACCGGCGGCATCTTCCTGCTTCTGAACATCATGGGCATCATTACTGCCGAAGTGCTCGGCGCCCGCCACGGCATCAACTTCGGTGCCAGTGGTGGCCTGCACAAGGTCATCGAAAGCATGGATGCCGGTGACATGAGCCAGGTGGGCTTTGCCCTGGACATCGCGATGTACTCGGCCATGGGCATCCTGGTCGCGGTGCTGGGTTTCGTAGTGTTCTTCTACTGCCTCGGTGCGCTGTATGACGATCGCCGTGACCGCAGCATCCTGTTCTGGAAATCGCTGCCGATCTCCGATGCCAGCACCGTCTTGTCCAAGGTCGTAAGTGCCACCGTGGTCGCCCCCGTCATCGCCGTCATTGTGGGCATCATCGTGGGCATGCTGCAGCTGTTGATCGTGGCGATCACGCTGTCCTTCCATGGCGTCAACGTCTGGCAGTTACTGCTGCTGGCCCATCCCTTCCGCGTCATGTTCAACCTGATTGGCTATATCCCGTTGTATGTGTTGTGGGCCGCCCCCGCGGTGGGCTGGCTGTTGATTTGTTCGGCATGGGCACGCAGCAAGCCCTTCTTGTGGGCGGTGGCACTGCCGGTGGGCGCCGGTCTGCTGGTGAGCTGGTTCGGCATCATGGGTTTGTTCAATCAGCCGGCCAACTGGTTCTGGACCAACATCGTGCAGCGCGCCCTGTTCAGCGTGTTTCCCGGCACCGGCAGCATCTTCGGCGCCGGCGGCAACCATCTGGTTCGCCATGTCAGCGGCAGCAACGGCGCCGACATCATGGACCTGGCAAACACCTGGCAGCTGATTGCTTCGCCCAACTTGTGGATCGGTGTAGTCGTGGGTGTGGCCTTGCTGGCTGGTGCCACCTGGTTCCGCCGCTGGCGCGACGATAGCTGA